In bacterium, one DNA window encodes the following:
- a CDS encoding HAMP domain-containing histidine kinase: MAIAVVCLGQIIWWIYFQVTISEEQLEFHAQQSHASAELAAFFLNRNYERLSMEAESFVSVDNIRHLTAALDLLASDPAVKGYQLFDRSGLLVASQGEHDSTFYLPVMSVNSAVIYLDIAYPGKLTEELSKDLRYSGSEKVGRYQKPWFDSAMFAVREEVTESVEYKAGRRVLMFTMEGSFFVLLTLLGAYIIYRTLKQSEELKHRQENFIQAVTHELKIPVASIKLYLETMATGKFDQEKVKGFIPRMIDDCNRLEGLVDNVLEAGRFSRRGHQAKLVESNLSNDLVEYIEEMRPMIERYKMKLTTEIEPELMVKSDYHAMRRVVTALIDNAIKYSPENRREMTITARKISNRRCEIVFADQGVGVEKPEQSKVFERFYRTGEENTRSVKGTGIGLFLVKQIVTEHRGKVELKSEGPNKGSQFIIELPLASEA; this comes from the coding sequence TTGGCCATTGCTGTCGTCTGTCTCGGGCAGATCATTTGGTGGATCTACTTCCAGGTAACCATTTCAGAAGAGCAATTGGAGTTTCACGCCCAGCAATCGCACGCATCGGCGGAGCTTGCGGCGTTCTTCCTAAATCGGAATTATGAACGATTGTCAATGGAAGCGGAGTCGTTCGTTAGTGTCGACAACATCAGGCACCTAACAGCGGCGCTTGACTTGTTGGCGAGTGATCCGGCAGTTAAGGGGTATCAGCTGTTTGACCGCAGTGGTCTGTTAGTAGCCTCGCAAGGCGAGCATGATTCAACGTTTTATCTTCCGGTAATGTCGGTCAACAGTGCGGTGATCTACCTGGATATTGCATACCCGGGCAAATTGACGGAAGAATTGAGCAAGGACCTAAGGTATTCGGGCTCGGAGAAGGTTGGCCGTTATCAGAAGCCGTGGTTCGACTCGGCGATGTTTGCGGTACGGGAAGAAGTAACGGAAAGCGTCGAGTACAAGGCGGGTCGGCGGGTGTTGATGTTTACGATGGAAGGATCATTCTTCGTCTTGTTGACTCTGCTTGGGGCATACATCATTTATAGAACGTTGAAGCAATCGGAAGAGCTTAAGCATCGGCAAGAGAACTTCATCCAGGCAGTGACGCACGAACTGAAGATACCGGTGGCATCGATAAAGCTGTATTTGGAGACGATGGCTACGGGAAAGTTCGACCAGGAGAAGGTCAAGGGCTTCATTCCGAGGATGATCGACGACTGCAATCGCCTTGAGGGGCTGGTGGATAATGTACTTGAAGCGGGCAGATTCTCGCGACGAGGGCATCAAGCGAAGTTGGTAGAATCGAATCTATCGAACGATTTGGTCGAGTATATAGAGGAGATGCGCCCGATGATTGAGCGATATAAGATGAAGCTGACAACGGAGATTGAACCGGAATTGATGGTGAAGTCAGATTACCACGCCATGCGGCGAGTGGTGACGGCACTAATTGACAATGCGATTAAGTATTCGCCAGAGAATCGCCGCGAAATGACGATTACTGCGCGTAAGATATCTAACCGCCGCTGCGAGATAGTGTTTGCAGATCAGGGAGTCGGAGTAGAGAAGCCGGAACAAAGCAAAGTTTTTGAGCGGTTTTATCGCACCGGCGAAGAAAACACGCGCTCCGTTAAGGGGACGGGCATTGGACTATTCCTTGTTAAGCAAATCGTTACTGAACATCGCGGCAAGGTGGAATTGAAGTCGGAAGGACCAAACAAAGGCAGTCAGTTCATAATCGAGCTGCCGTTAGCGAGCGAAGCATGA
- a CDS encoding response regulator transcription factor, whose amino-acid sequence MKKILVVEDEEHIAEGLQLNLEAEGHEVVVAGDGFVALDAYHKGQFDLLILDIMIPGKDGLTVCKEIRQEGGRIPILFLTARDRQSDRVEGFLSGGDDYLTKPFNLQELLLRVAAIFRRQVWYGTVEIERSRYEFDNNWIDFKTYHAMGPGGDTELSQKECMTMKFLIEHQNEVVTRDMILDAVWGYHAFPSSRTIDNFILRLRKIFEPDPANPRYIHTMRGAGYKFTPSGVPES is encoded by the coding sequence ATGAAGAAGATACTTGTAGTTGAAGATGAAGAGCATATCGCCGAAGGATTGCAACTCAATCTTGAAGCCGAAGGACATGAGGTTGTAGTCGCCGGCGACGGATTCGTGGCGTTGGATGCCTACCACAAGGGGCAATTTGACCTGCTGATACTTGATATAATGATTCCGGGCAAAGATGGGCTTACGGTTTGCAAGGAGATCAGGCAGGAAGGCGGCCGAATCCCCATTCTCTTCTTGACGGCACGCGACCGGCAGTCGGATCGGGTTGAAGGATTTCTTTCCGGCGGAGATGATTATCTGACGAAGCCGTTCAATCTTCAGGAACTACTACTAAGAGTGGCGGCGATATTCCGCCGTCAAGTTTGGTATGGCACTGTCGAGATTGAGCGATCACGATATGAGTTCGACAACAACTGGATCGATTTCAAGACCTATCATGCCATGGGTCCGGGTGGTGATACTGAGCTATCGCAAAAAGAGTGCATGACGATGAAGTTTCTGATCGAACATCAGAACGAAGTCGTGACCCGAGACATGATTCTGGACGCCGTCTGGGGATATCACGCATTTCCTTCCTCGCGGACGATTGATAACTTCATTCTGAGGCTGCGCAAGATATTCGAGCCTGATCCGGCGAACCCGAGGTACATTCATACAATGAGGGGTGCCGGGTACAAGTTCACGCCGAGCGGTGTTCCGGAATCTTAA